Part of the Phocoena sinus isolate mPhoSin1 chromosome 17, mPhoSin1.pri, whole genome shotgun sequence genome is shown below.
CGGCCAGCCTGAAGCCCGATGCCTTCAAGAACCAGCTCCAGGAGCTCTGCATCCCCCAAGACCTGGTTGTGGACTTGGCCAGTGTGGTGTTTGGGAGCCAGCGGCCTCTCCTTGACTCTGCAGCCAGGCAGCAGGGGGCCTGGCTGCCCCATGTTGCTGACTTTCGGTGGAGGGTGGACGTGGCCATCTCCACCAGCGCCCTGGCCCGCTCCCTGCAGCCAAGCGTCCTGATGCAGCTGAAGCTCTCGGATGGGTCGGCCCTCCGCTTCGAGGTCCCCACGGCCAAGTTCCAGGAGCTGCGGTTCGGTGTGGCCATGGTCCTGAAGGAGATGGCCGACCTGGAGAAGAGGTGCGAGCGCAAACTGCAGGACTGAGCCTTGCTCGCCAGTCCCCTTCTGGTCACCGGGGATAGCTGGCTCAGACAGGTGTCTCCAGAGCAAAGGCCGCCCTTCCCAGGAGGCACTCCAGTGAGTGTTTGAGTATAATCGTGCATTTCTCTAAGTGAAGAAGACAGCTGTGTCTTTCCCTCTTTTTGGAAGTAAAGCAGCTACACAAAATATGTTCTCCTGGGTAGGCATCAAACTGCAGGCCCCGTCCCCCCAGCTGTCAGTTGGTCTTGTTGCCAGGTGAGGGCACCCACTGCTCCGGTGTGGCCATGTGTGGTCTAGTCACAGTCTGGGGTCCAGGCCAAGGCCTTTGTGAGGACACAGAGGTTGCTCAGGCTGCC
Proteins encoded:
- the COMMD5 gene encoding COMM domain-containing protein 5, which codes for MSAIGPAAPHLHRPGDSHSGCMSFLGAQLPPEVAAMPQLLRDLDRGTFRKLLKLVVSSLQGEDCREGVQRLGAGADLPEERLGALIAGTHTLLQQALRLPPASLKPDAFKNQLQELCIPQDLVVDLASVVFGSQRPLLDSAARQQGAWLPHVADFRWRVDVAISTSALARSLQPSVLMQLKLSDGSALRFEVPTAKFQELRFGVAMVLKEMADLEKRCERKLQD